From Calliphora vicina chromosome 3, idCalVici1.1, whole genome shotgun sequence:
atttttatatgaaaaatttaaaatcactcatagatcgttaacaagaggtcctagagtaaaaaggacaataatctgtgatcactcatatttcccaccaaaaatcgatttttatatgaaaaatctaaatcgatttttatatgaaaaatctaaaatcactcatatatcgttaacaagaggtcctagagcaaaaaggacaataatctgttaTCACTCgtatttttcaccaaatatcgatttttatatgaaaaatctaaaatcactcatagatcgttaacaagaggtcctagaggaaaaaacgacaataatctgtgatcactcatatttcccaccaaatatcgatttttatatgaaaaatcaaaaatcactcatagatcgttaacaagaggtcctagaggaaaaaacgacaataatctgtgatcactcatatttcccaccaaatatcgatttttatatgaaaaatcaaaaatcactcatatattaTTAACAAGAGGTCTTAGAgtaaaaaggacaataatctgtgatcactcatatttcccaccaaaagtcgatttttatatgaaaaatttaaaatcgcgcatagatcgttaacaagaggtcctagaggaaaaaacgacaacaatctgtgatcactcatatttcccaccaaaaatcgatttttatatgaaaaatctaaatcgatttttatatgaaaaatctaaaatcactcatagatcgttaacaagaggtcctagaggaaaaaacgacaataatctgtgatcactcatatttcccaccaaatatcgatttttatatgaaaaatctaaaatcactcatatatcgttaacaagaggtcctagagcaaaaaggacaataatctgttaTCACTCgtatttttcaccaaatatcgatttttatatgaaaaatctaaaatcactcatatatcgttaacaagaggtcctaaaggaaaaaggacaataatctgtgatcactcatatttcccaccaaatatcgattcaaaaatcactcatatgttattaacaagaggtcctagagtaaaaaggacaataatctgtggtcactcatatttcccaccaaatatcgatttttatatgaaaaatttaaaatcactcatagatcgttaacaagaggttcTAGAGTAAAAAGGAcaacaatctgtgatcacttatatttcccaccaaatatcgatttttatatataattagaccttttttatatttaatacaaatttaatatgaaactggttaaccggttttttaagaatgatttttattttatgtcgatctgtccataattattcctagctcccatataaattttaaaataaaacggtTTATAATCATATGCTTGGtgtactttcttatttgttttattttaattgattcttaattttttgaattcttataGGGTTTTTACACTTACGTACATTTTGGTGAAACGTATGGAAGATGTTGAAAACTTGAAAGATTTGTTCACACTTGCAACATCTAACATCTACCAtcagtaaaattgcaaaaatattaaaaatcatattgtttttatgaaaacaaaatgaattgagactggttttcttttttatactatcaaattaaataagaaaataatttcacaagcaaatttcaaacaaataaaatgtcccctcattattatattatatttgtttacatttttttcttaatataaatgtCATTTTATTAGTGGTGACACTAAAAtaatcgaaagatgttaggGGGAACGAAATGAGataggaacattttttaaagatgtAGAAAGATGTTGGCACTCAGCGCTGTGCAATTCTTATGGGAAGATGTTAACATCTTTGCAAATTGATGGTAGATGTTAGATGTGCGCTAGTGTAAAAACCCTATTACTATTTATAGTTTAAATATTAAGCGATTTAAATTGTTTGTGATCATTTATTTCAAGCTATGGCAACACTATCATATTAAAGTACTGTATTATTTGATAAAATCAATACACTAACACAAAATGCATTGCCTAACTTAAGGCGCCTAttataattcattaaaaaatattagtaacATATTTTTGGAATCACATCTTCTTTGTATTATGATTCTTtgctttattttcaatattttaaataatacttaaaTCAATTCTATTAAATTCATAACGTTTTCACAATAAATTACACACACAGTTTTCATGAGAAGGTAGAGAATAAACGAAGAAAATACACTTGCAAACCACTTAATAAAGGTATAAAGAATAGAGAAATTGCTTTACCACTTGGCATAACGTCTGAATTTACGCAACGAACGTTTACCCGTATCACGTTCATCTACCGCATTGCGCAGGGAACGTTTACCCAAATTACGTTCATCTAAAGCATTGGTGTTTAGGCGTGGATCTTGTGCAATTCTATAgttattgaaattgaaattattattgcgAAACAATTGTCTACGTTGGGGTTGATGTGAGGGGGCAGACAATTGATTATGAGCTAAATTGCCACCCAATACCACAAAACCAGTATCATCATTGGCCTTGTAGGAGATGTCATGATAGCCGGCCTCATCGTAATATGAATAGCTGCCAACAACATTGCCAGCAGGATCAGAAGTTTCCGAACGGGCCGACTGATCGGCATTGTAGTTGAAACTGTAGGGATGTTTTGACTCTGCTATTGAGGAGGAGGGTAGCAAAGCTAAACTGTTAATATCCTGTACATCATTGCGTGTAACTGGTTGCAGGATGGTTGAGGCAGGTGGTCTAGAAGTGGTACTATAGTGAACAGTAGGATGTTGTATTTGTCCTAATTCGGAGGTAAATGACATATGCATAGGTTGCGTCTGCATGGTTTTCAAGGCACTTTGTACAAAATTCAATGTTGAATCTGTTCCTATGCTATATGCAGACACTTTGGGAGATTGCAGATTTGACGAAGTCAAACGATATCCATTTGTATTTGATTCCTGATGAACTGGTGTCCTTAAGTCACGTGTTATCAATGAATTATCCGGAGCAGTATAACTTTGTATTTTGCGTTCATTGAAATTACCATTCATTAGTTTCTCTGCTGGTATAATTTCCGGTTGATAACCATTAACGCCAGCTCTATATTTAACCATAAATGGTACCCCTTTCTCATAGTACATATAGTGACCAGTCACTTCATTGGATTGATCTGCCGTCTGAGCACTTTGCATACCCGTATCCGTATTGAAGGCATATTCATAGCCACCATTTTGTTTAAGATAAAAATACGAATTGGCCTGTGATTTGCCCAGTTCCTGGCCATATCCTTGTTGCAAAACACTTACAATTAAGCACCAAAATATCTTCATGTAAGACATTTTCATTTTTCCAATAAAGTTAATGCTGCAGAACTCGTAACACTTGTTAGCTTCTCTCTAGACTATTTCCATTAATAATTGTGGgctttgtttttatatgatttttattatattttcaaattgattGGATGTCAACCGCAATATTGATGTAATTGCTTCTGCCACATAGATATTTTACTAGGCATACATATATTGGAGGTAAATCAATGCAACAATGATCACGTTTACATTTGTGTATTTGAGTATTTTGAATACAATCTGCGTGtgagatttttttgttatacgaATTTTGAATCTTTTTGCAATTCATTTGGGGTGGATTAGATGACACTTTTGGTAAAGTGTtgaactacttttttaataaaataaggtTACCAGCAAGTGTTTAGTGTTTGGTGTACTCTGATCTATTTGGCAACATAATGTTGGTTAAATGCGCAATTAAAACCCATCATGTTGAgaaattcttgattttttttacttaatttgtgGTTGAttgttttgtcatttatatgattaaatttttatatttaagtgtaAAGCTATAATGCTATTGCAATAGTTATGTATTATGAAGATTCTGAAGATGCTAAGTAGGAGtagtgtttaaatttatttgttaataaatctgttttacttgtttttggattaatgaaattgtattttaaagtcaGTTTACTTTCAATGTGTAAATAGTACTTGTCAGTTATAGTGTTTTCTTTATCGAAATACCGAATcacattttcattatttccaAATGGGAATCAAATGCTTATATTTTTGATCTTTGGTAGTTATTTTATCAACTTCCAAAAAAGCATAGATTCAAGAAGTATTAATAGCAGGGATGgcaatgtaattttaatttttggcactaatgaaatgaatttgactttgATTGTATATTtgcttttataaaattgtttattgaaaccgaatgtatattttccattatttttttagtttttgtatatatatatcgagcccttagcgaaaaattatcgtaagcgacattttctaattttttttattacaaaaattaaaattttatggaccgactgatgttttagcgttctcagaatattaaaattgttaataacttcaaacttatagggggtaagattttatcgtaagtcaatgtttacattttacagtaaacgaaaaaaaaagaggtaaataaatctgtaacttctaaatggttagattggtttcaatgaaatttcacatgcgcaaagaagaagtgttgtcgagtttaagctTTGAacatggacctcatgggcccaccattagtgcgaccaagggtcctcaaaatagtacacctcgggtatgttacatttttaaaacgatcctacataaaatcaaaaattctcaaatcgcatattcgatattaaaatatagtaaccgactttaggtggcccaatatgtttctaattattttgtaaagggtttcgaTAAACCAgagcctggtatggatattatagccaaaaaactaaaaattcacatttatgcaatttttcaacacttttttgggaattgcgggattgatgacaataaattgaaaaatttgtttttatttttccattataaatagaaaaatctacataactgtcattaaaaactattcataaacaaaaatttaatttcaatccgaaatatttgtatgtatgcaaaaattcaataaaacatattttttgtcatatttttcaataaagttttCCAAGAATTTtgaattgtcaaaagttataaaaaatttttgaaaaatagacaaatagcttgaacgaaattatattatgtcgcatcataacatttttaattctatgtataaatttaaaaataatcaaaaaaaccttctcctgtaaaatttgtgttttgtcgcttacgataatttggcgctaagggctcgatatttacagaatatatgtatattgttttattataagagaaaaatctgtcacgtacgatattaaattttatttattataaaatcagccaaatattgtttttatttaaatataacggattgtaaatgaaaaatattttgtttagtgtaagaaattaaaagaaaacataacgcctcctACGATTCCAatattttcccatatttctacatgtatctcaaaatgacttccgttttatgtcacgtacgatatacacttatttcgctcgatattttggacaacaatatttcgaaagaactttttattattttaaaatatagtaccaaattatttttcagatactcttatttttgcaaaatctcttCCACTCTATATgcatacaaatgtcacgtacaatgatatggaattgcccatatgttaaTGCTGACACAACagtaaaatattcgattttgacAGCAGACATACCTCAGTAAAGCttataagaatatttttttctatgatttctaaatataaatttggattttctcaattttaactTGAAATGGTGAGTCGAAGCGATATGTTTTCTTTAGGAAGCTGATCAaagtttaagttatttatagaaaaatagtcGAAACGATATATTCTCTATATAAATGTAGCTTTATAAAGAATATTgataaaacagttttctttagaaaattcatCTCGCAGAGATTCAATGCGTGGAAAGCAAACTAAAGAATTTTCTGTAAATTACTTGTCGaacgattttctaaagaaaattctcaaataattttgcaaaatatttttagcaTGTGTTATTTGCTTTTAAATATTAGATAGCATACGATTCGGCAAAACTGAATAAAGCAATCATATGTGTATTTTATTGCCTTATAATTAACATCTGTATTAATTGTTCAAAAAAATTTGCatcaatataaaattcaaatatttttatttgataataatactgttataaaaaataccacaaattaattaaaatttaaatgctataaattgatagttttaataaaactattcaacacgttttttttttgaacaaatgtttaagaaaacatTTGCTAAGATATTATTGTTGCGCGATCAATCCCATATCTAATGGAATCTTTATGTTGGAATCCTTATCCTgtgttcaaaaaaataaaacacacatgGCATACAATATGTGATTCggaatgaataaatttattacaatcCAAATATTTCGAGCTATTCGGCAATTTTCACCTATGGTAtttaattttggtaattttatcaGCTAGAGAATTTGACTAACAAGTACTTATATTTTGAATACTATGCAGTCATCATCAGAGAGAAATACACATTGAGCGGAaagtagaaaaaactcaaagaaaacaagtaagagagctatattcggatgtgccgaatcttatatacccgtcaccaaattatacttcaaaatacaaattttaaatatttttaggtaaaaaaaatgtttttttccaaagtttttttttaatttttttcgaattgttatcttaaattttttttttaatttaaaaatttttttttggtgaaaaaaaattcgggttaaaaatgtttagttcCGATtatgaccaattgtaggtccaacttactatggtcttatatacgtcgttgcaaaggtctttgaaatatctatcattagatatccatattgtttttattaatgacttaaggtaggatcacacatgacaaatatttgacgaaaaagacgtaaccactaaataaaatacatttgaatttttttatttatgtcaaaaacttattttacttaggatgattcaaaacaaaaaatgtagttttattttatttgatgctgtttgatcttacaaaatacttgtaaaagtaaacatgtcaaacaaatttgtgataaaaaaattggttacgctttgttgagcaaatatttgccaaaattttattttatttatttagtaatccagatataggtcaaaaagaggtaaaaaatcgaggttgtcctggatttTTCCTCATAcctagccatttgtggaccgattttgctgattttgaataggaaacttctcgaaagcatgtatgacagaattattgaagatttggatcccgaagatatctggggtcttcagaaaattgatttcaacagacagacggacttggcttaatcgctatctataaggatccagaatatatatactttatagggtcggaaaattatattgtggaaattacaaacggaatgactaacttatatatacccttctcccgaaggtgaagggtataaaaatactcaaaataatcacacatacgagtgatatttttgtatattttatcactacttgtgtttttgacaactgagttaggtctttgacaggataGTTTTCTATCTATATGTATTTGTCTGTGGTCATcatgcataaaatataaatattagggtattcattcgactaatgatcggtcgattaatcgaataatttcttacgaataattattcgaacaatttaaaaatggccattttcgaataacgaataattcgaacaattttatgtagaataatcgaataaaacgaataaatgttcatatatatttaaatttattaaattgcttaaaattgttcataatttcaaattcaaataagtaataatgactcacaaaaattgtattgcttctgtaattcgacaaataactaaagaccaagggactttcgatcactgtagatgagtgttccgatagctccttctataaatatataaatattactgcaagaagttacaattctaaaaacaaatatttcaaaatttttaatttaggacttgaaccaataaaaatgaaaggtacggaataaaatatttgttatttagctggcgtaatattagaagaatcgcaattaataatcaaaattttaacttagattaaagtggagttgaatgtgatggagaatgtgattttaaacggtcgtcgaaagtgatattgaggatgacatttataacgATTATATTGAAACAGATGAAGGTCGTGatctaaaaatatatgtatataagtgtacgtaagtgttgcaaaatattcaataaatcgaatgataaacacaaatattgcaaactaacgttttgttgcaagaaaagcatggagttcgtcttatacatgattttgaacatcgttgaacatctttgtctaacattgTAATAAACTctttgcgtatttataaatgcgtcaatcatgcactgcctgacttcaaattagccacgttcactgacaatgatatcaaactttggacagattccctttattgtgtaattccccaagaccacttcattaagcaaagattcggcaacgttgatagagcttgttataaataatttagaaatagtgaataattaatttactaaaaaattagttACTCGATTTTAaaccccgaattaatgaacgacataaaaaaatt
This genomic window contains:
- the LOC135954198 gene encoding uncharacterized protein LOC135954198 — protein: MSYMKIFWCLIVSVLQQGYGQELGKSQANSYFYLKQNGGYEYAFNTDTGMQSAQTADQSNEVTGHYMYYEKGVPFMVKYRAGVNGYQPEIIPAEKLMNGNFNERKIQSYTAPDNSLITRDLRTPVHQESNTNGYRLTSSNLQSPKVSAYSIGTDSTLNFVQSALKTMQTQPMHMSFTSELGQIQHPTVHYSTTSRPPASTILQPVTRNDVQDINSLALLPSSSIAESKHPYSFNYNADQSARSETSDPAGNVVGSYSYYDEAGYHDISYKANDDTGFVVLGGNLAHNQLSAPSHQPQRRQLFRNNNFNFNNYRIAQDPRLNTNALDERNLGKRSLRNAVDERDTGKRSLRKFRRYAKW